One genomic segment of candidate division KSB1 bacterium includes these proteins:
- a CDS encoding S46 family peptidase — protein MVNKNRFSITVLFIISLLLLPFAFTDVQSTPDEGMWTFDNPPIKQLQEKYGFTPTQQWLDHVRLASVRFNDGGSGSFVSPNGLVLTNHHVAMGQLQKMSTAERNYVATGFYAKTLKDEVKCPDLELNVLYAMENVTDRVLGAVTSGMSEQEALKAREAEIARIEKEYLDKTGLTCNVVSLYRGGEYWAYQYKRYTDVRLVMAPERQIAFFGGDDDNFTYPRYDLDMAFFRVYENDRPISSPHYLKINAKGAEDGELVFVSGHPGSTNRLNTYDQLVFQRDVQYPMMLKMINKRLEILYNYAKQGPEQHRRALGQIFGLENGKKAQTGEYQGLLDARVMEKARQEELAFRQKIDANPEWREQYGSAWDAISQVIAQQKQVAQQRFYQRMALSSRFYNIANQIVFYVAEVTKPDEDRLDGYHDSQLEQLRYRLFSPAPIYKDLEEATMSGMMQLALDELGPDDPYLKIILDGRTPLEVTQELLANTRLDDVGYRKSLIEGGADAVAQATDPFIVLARKFEPLQRQQIEDDKKNFQSILIPASEKIARARFAVYGKETYPDATFTLRLSYGVVKGYPMNGTKAPYKTTLYGLYDRSLSFNEQDAFALPKRFWDRKSKLNLATPVNFVSTNDIIGGNSGSPVINKNAELVGLIFDGNIESLVGRFVYDDTTNRAVSVHSAFIIEALKKLYDADALAKELGY, from the coding sequence ATGGTTAACAAAAATCGTTTCAGTATTACAGTGCTATTCATTATTAGCTTGCTTCTCTTACCTTTTGCTTTCACGGACGTTCAATCCACCCCAGACGAAGGGATGTGGACGTTCGACAATCCTCCAATAAAACAGTTGCAGGAGAAGTATGGTTTCACTCCGACTCAGCAGTGGCTGGATCATGTGCGGCTGGCCAGCGTCAGGTTCAACGACGGCGGTTCAGGTTCATTCGTAAGCCCGAATGGTCTGGTGCTGACCAATCATCATGTGGCGATGGGACAACTCCAAAAGATGTCCACAGCCGAAAGAAATTATGTCGCCACCGGTTTCTATGCCAAGACTCTGAAGGACGAGGTGAAATGTCCTGATTTAGAGTTGAATGTGCTTTATGCCATGGAAAATGTGACTGATCGGGTATTAGGGGCGGTAACCTCGGGCATGAGCGAGCAGGAAGCGCTTAAGGCGCGTGAGGCCGAGATAGCACGAATCGAAAAAGAGTATTTGGATAAGACTGGCCTGACCTGCAATGTCGTTTCACTCTATCGTGGCGGAGAGTATTGGGCATACCAATACAAGCGCTACACCGATGTGCGGTTGGTGATGGCGCCCGAGCGACAGATCGCCTTCTTTGGCGGCGACGATGATAACTTCACCTATCCGCGCTACGATCTGGATATGGCCTTTTTCCGCGTCTATGAAAACGATCGGCCGATTAGTTCTCCGCATTATTTGAAGATCAATGCCAAAGGGGCGGAAGATGGCGAACTGGTTTTTGTTTCAGGGCATCCTGGTTCTACCAATCGGCTTAATACTTATGATCAACTGGTGTTTCAGCGGGATGTGCAATACCCGATGATGCTTAAGATGATCAACAAGCGATTGGAGATTTTATATAACTATGCCAAGCAAGGTCCAGAACAGCATCGTCGCGCTTTGGGCCAGATATTCGGCCTTGAGAACGGCAAGAAAGCTCAAACTGGGGAGTACCAAGGATTGCTGGATGCGCGAGTGATGGAAAAGGCACGACAGGAAGAATTGGCGTTTCGACAGAAGATCGACGCTAATCCCGAATGGCGCGAGCAATATGGCTCGGCTTGGGATGCTATCAGCCAGGTCATTGCTCAGCAGAAGCAGGTTGCTCAGCAGCGGTTTTATCAGCGGATGGCGTTGAGTTCTCGTTTCTATAACATCGCCAACCAGATCGTGTTCTATGTAGCTGAGGTTACCAAACCCGATGAAGACCGCCTGGATGGGTATCATGATAGCCAACTGGAGCAATTGCGCTATCGTTTGTTCTCTCCAGCGCCGATCTATAAAGACCTAGAAGAGGCTACCATGAGCGGGATGATGCAACTGGCACTGGATGAATTAGGACCAGATGACCCTTATCTCAAGATTATCCTCGATGGTCGTACACCGCTGGAAGTCACCCAGGAATTGCTCGCTAATACCAGGCTGGATGATGTCGGATATAGAAAATCGCTGATCGAAGGCGGAGCAGATGCGGTTGCTCAAGCAACCGATCCTTTCATCGTACTGGCAAGGAAGTTTGAGCCTTTGCAGCGACAGCAGATTGAAGATGATAAGAAAAATTTCCAAAGCATCCTGATCCCGGCCAGCGAAAAGATCGCCCGCGCCCGATTTGCGGTTTATGGCAAAGAAACCTATCCTGATGCCACTTTCACCCTGCGGCTGTCTTATGGCGTGGTCAAAGGCTATCCGATGAACGGGACCAAGGCCCCCTATAAGACCACCCTATATGGCCTCTATGATCGAAGCCTAAGCTTCAACGAGCAAGATGCCTTTGCGCTGCCCAAGCGCTTCTGGGATCGAAAATCGAAGCTTAATCTTGCTACCCCAGTCAATTTCGTGAGTACTAATGACATTATTGGCGGCAACTCCGGTTCGCCAGTGATCAACAAGAACGCTGAGCTGGTCGGCCTCATTTTCGATGGAAATATCGAAAGCCTGGTGGGAAGATTTGTGTACGATGACACCACCAATCGCGCTGTCTCGGTCCATAGCGCGTTTATCATCGAAGCGCTCAAAAAACTCTACGATGCCGATGCGCTTGCGAAAGAATTGGGATATTAG
- a CDS encoding CAP domain-containing protein: MRIVRVLLLGTWWMPLIGAMAQSERPPFDSVRLDRPLPQIFRAGEIYILRGALIDSTRDLLMSAALQLLEGTEDYHKIVETKTHHGRFALALHFRYAGLYGLSLKANYQLLGSLLLKAVEPLKPDSLPLFPIVGFRMWSDNFQPMLIWQTQNELVHLQIQQGGREKSFIISNQNGSFQIDPQELVGFSQADALIRVRGARSLDGSWYEMASDWGPWQQLSCILVENIPPVIDAVVKFNEKFDPSTTVERRLKLDLTIQAYFQPDAYIKRPDGRVDIVQLRSNKRLTEFSIGKDAISAYPEGKCWLEYIPRFYGVYQLEINDAYGKALLNVPFYCGNYFPILPPPKIAIPQSLEKLDLQESRNQMLDQINSIRQRLGYRLLSLDPQLTALSQYYADRMARENFCAHVAPKDGEVLDMRRRKFKIIERIKENVAKAPYLDQAFYSLITSPAHYAAMIDSNMTRVGIGIAVDETRHILVAQHFSTNPYFDDQAEEFLTSLFQKMKAIRGDLTWLTNPPNQPKVTTATYHAASPEKIEQLILSPKGQRIWRHPNVGAVHFLSLIQTADGFKLEIDFYPPTKEQ, encoded by the coding sequence ATGCGAATCGTGAGGGTTCTGTTGCTCGGCACATGGTGGATGCCTTTGATTGGCGCAATGGCCCAATCTGAACGCCCGCCATTTGACAGCGTGCGACTGGATCGGCCCTTGCCCCAAATATTTCGGGCTGGAGAAATCTATATCTTGCGGGGAGCGTTGATCGATTCGACGAGAGATTTGCTGATGTCGGCAGCCTTGCAATTATTGGAAGGGACAGAAGATTATCATAAAATTGTTGAGACAAAAACGCATCATGGTCGTTTCGCATTAGCCCTTCATTTCCGATATGCTGGCCTCTATGGTCTCAGTTTAAAGGCCAATTACCAATTGCTCGGAAGCCTGCTTTTAAAAGCTGTGGAGCCTTTAAAACCAGATTCATTGCCGTTGTTTCCAATCGTCGGTTTCAGGATGTGGAGTGATAATTTCCAGCCCATGCTCATCTGGCAGACGCAGAACGAGTTGGTGCATTTGCAGATCCAGCAGGGTGGCCGAGAGAAAAGCTTTATTATTTCCAATCAAAATGGTTCATTTCAAATCGATCCGCAGGAGCTGGTGGGTTTCAGCCAGGCTGACGCGCTCATTCGGGTTCGCGGGGCCCGCTCATTAGATGGAAGTTGGTACGAGATGGCATCGGATTGGGGACCATGGCAACAATTATCATGCATCTTGGTAGAGAATATCCCGCCAGTGATCGATGCTGTGGTAAAGTTTAACGAGAAATTTGATCCGAGCACAACAGTCGAAAGACGATTGAAATTGGATCTCACCATTCAGGCCTATTTTCAACCCGATGCTTATATCAAGCGACCTGATGGTCGAGTGGATATCGTTCAATTGCGATCGAATAAGCGTCTGACTGAATTTTCGATTGGCAAGGATGCTATTTCTGCATATCCGGAAGGAAAATGCTGGCTGGAATATATTCCGCGCTTTTATGGAGTCTATCAGCTCGAGATCAACGACGCCTATGGCAAAGCATTATTGAACGTCCCATTCTACTGTGGCAACTATTTTCCGATATTGCCGCCACCCAAAATTGCTATCCCGCAGAGTCTTGAAAAGCTCGATCTTCAAGAAAGCCGAAATCAGATGCTTGATCAAATCAATTCTATACGTCAGCGATTAGGGTATCGGCTTCTCTCGCTGGATCCTCAATTAACGGCTCTGTCTCAGTATTATGCCGATCGAATGGCACGGGAAAATTTTTGCGCGCATGTGGCACCGAAAGATGGAGAGGTGTTAGACATGCGGCGCAGGAAGTTCAAAATCATCGAGCGTATTAAAGAAAATGTTGCCAAAGCGCCTTATCTGGACCAGGCTTTTTATAGTTTAATCACCAGTCCCGCCCATTATGCAGCTATGATCGATTCTAACATGACGAGAGTTGGGATTGGGATTGCCGTTGATGAGACTCGGCATATTCTGGTGGCTCAGCACTTCTCGACAAACCCATATTTTGATGATCAGGCTGAGGAATTTTTGACATCGCTTTTTCAAAAAATGAAAGCGATCCGAGGGGACTTGACCTGGTTAACAAATCCGCCAAACCAACCAAAAGTTACCACAGCCACATATCATGCAGCATCGCCTGAAAAGATCGAACAGTTGATTCTAAGTCCCAAGGGTCAGCGGATCTGGCGCCATCCCAACGTTGGGGCAGTCCATTTCCTCAGCTTGATCCAGACTGCGGATGGATTCAAATTGGAGATAGATTTCTATCCGCCAACCAAAGAACAATAA
- a CDS encoding cobalamin-independent methionine synthase II family protein yields the protein MKETILTTTVGSYPVPDWLAAHPSEQALVDATRVVFDIQRQAGIDLPTDGELYRFDINHPDTNGMIDYFIGKMAGITTQIGRSQHEQFRQKSEVAFRAKPAGAVIGPIHEGGLNLLADCERAAAVANGPFKFTVTSPYMLARTLLDFYYHDFERLTLAIADVLVEQVKGLPCACVQVDEANIPGNPNDGPLAAKAINMVLDAISVEKAVHFCFGNYGGQTIQRGTWQALIGFLNSLHADHLVLELAHRPESDWDALVQIDPRIQLGIGVIDIKVNHIETPDEVAKRIEKAMAKCGIDRIRYVHPDCGFWMLKRSVADRKIYALVKGRDLFLGQ from the coding sequence ATGAAAGAGACAATTTTGACGACAACAGTTGGCTCCTATCCTGTCCCAGATTGGTTGGCAGCCCATCCCAGCGAACAGGCGCTGGTCGATGCCACCAGAGTGGTTTTCGATATTCAACGCCAAGCTGGCATTGATCTGCCCACCGATGGGGAACTATATCGCTTCGACATCAACCATCCAGACACCAATGGGATGATCGACTATTTTATTGGTAAAATGGCTGGCATCACCACCCAGATCGGCCGCTCACAACATGAGCAATTTCGACAAAAATCGGAGGTGGCATTTCGTGCTAAACCAGCAGGTGCAGTCATCGGTCCGATTCACGAAGGAGGTCTAAACTTACTCGCTGACTGCGAACGGGCGGCGGCGGTCGCCAATGGTCCATTCAAATTCACGGTGACCAGCCCATACATGTTGGCCAGGACTTTGCTCGATTTCTATTACCATGATTTCGAAAGGCTGACACTGGCGATAGCAGATGTCCTGGTCGAACAAGTGAAGGGCTTGCCTTGCGCTTGCGTCCAGGTTGATGAGGCCAATATCCCTGGCAATCCCAATGATGGTCCGTTAGCCGCTAAGGCGATTAATATGGTACTGGATGCAATTTCTGTTGAGAAAGCGGTTCATTTCTGCTTCGGCAACTACGGCGGCCAAACCATTCAACGCGGCACGTGGCAAGCGCTCATCGGCTTTCTCAATAGCCTCCATGCCGATCATCTGGTGCTGGAATTGGCGCATCGACCAGAAAGCGATTGGGATGCCTTGGTTCAAATTGATCCCAGGATTCAACTGGGCATCGGAGTAATAGATATCAAAGTAAACCACATCGAGACTCCAGATGAAGTGGCCAAACGCATCGAAAAGGCGATGGCAAAATGCGGCATCGATCGCATTCGCTATGTCCATCCCGATTGTGGTTTCTGGATGCTGAAACGTTCCGTTGCAGATCGAAAGATCTATGCTCTGGTCAAAGGCCGAGACCTGTTTTTGGGCCAATGA
- a CDS encoding oligosaccharide flippase family protein — protein sequence MLKAILRLTKQSLIYGMGQVLSKAVIIILLPVHTNKLLPEEYGAFNLLLLFIGFMAIIYSFGLNTAFLQFYILEPDRRKKDQYFATAFLATLVLAIGLSLITYSFRAQLSVWLFQDQRYQDIMAIVVGILSLDAFILLAKNILRAEEKSVIYGVVSLLNVAINCGLNIQFVVKYGMGLKGILFANLLASGITFMMLLPLTIRHMLVPASQELLKKMLKFGLPFLPSALAIFLIDSVDRKFIEKYLGMAAVGIYGAGYKISLVIKLFINAFNVAWVPFFLSLANEQNAKQIFAKVMTYFTVLCSLIFLFFAMFMQTIVRFRLFGYTIVGKEYWASLQIVPVVILAYIFFGFYLNFQPGAFLTGKTKYFAHINVIGAGVNILANMILIPWFGLMGAAYATLIAYFVMAISLYLITQRIYPIEYEQIKLIKIGLITGLIVLLDHWVKVPFQLIFQFLLLGLFLVLIYVFKIFDAREIRSLKGLINKFYGKISFR from the coding sequence ATGCTAAAAGCCATTTTGCGACTGACGAAGCAATCGTTGATCTATGGCATGGGACAGGTGTTGTCCAAAGCCGTTATCATTATTTTGCTGCCCGTTCATACCAATAAGCTGCTCCCTGAAGAATACGGTGCTTTCAACCTCCTTTTGCTGTTCATCGGCTTCATGGCGATTATTTATTCCTTTGGGCTGAACACTGCTTTTTTGCAGTTTTATATCCTCGAACCAGATCGGCGAAAAAAGGATCAATATTTTGCCACAGCGTTTCTGGCAACTTTGGTGTTGGCAATTGGGCTCTCGCTGATCACATACAGCTTTCGGGCCCAGTTATCGGTTTGGCTTTTTCAGGACCAACGATACCAGGACATCATGGCCATTGTCGTTGGCATCTTATCGCTGGATGCATTCATCCTGCTTGCCAAAAATATCCTTCGCGCTGAGGAAAAGTCGGTGATTTATGGAGTGGTGAGCTTGTTAAATGTGGCTATAAACTGCGGTCTCAATATTCAATTCGTAGTCAAATATGGCATGGGGCTGAAAGGGATTCTCTTTGCTAACTTGCTCGCGTCTGGGATCACTTTTATGATGCTGCTACCGCTCACCATTCGGCATATGCTTGTCCCTGCCTCCCAAGAACTCTTAAAGAAGATGCTGAAATTTGGGCTGCCATTTTTGCCCTCTGCCCTGGCTATCTTTTTGATCGATTCAGTGGATCGAAAATTCATCGAGAAATATCTCGGCATGGCGGCGGTTGGGATCTATGGTGCTGGCTACAAGATTTCATTAGTGATCAAGTTGTTCATCAATGCGTTTAATGTCGCTTGGGTGCCGTTCTTTTTGAGTCTTGCGAACGAACAAAACGCGAAACAAATCTTCGCGAAAGTGATGACTTATTTCACTGTGCTTTGCAGTCTCATCTTTTTATTTTTTGCGATGTTCATGCAGACTATCGTTCGTTTCAGACTGTTTGGATATACAATCGTTGGCAAAGAGTACTGGGCTAGCTTACAAATAGTGCCCGTGGTCATCCTGGCTTATATTTTCTTCGGATTCTATCTTAATTTTCAGCCTGGCGCTTTTCTGACTGGTAAAACGAAGTATTTCGCCCATATCAATGTGATCGGGGCTGGTGTGAATATCTTGGCGAATATGATACTCATCCCTTGGTTCGGATTGATGGGCGCTGCTTATGCAACTTTGATCGCTTACTTCGTGATGGCGATATCACTATATCTTATCACTCAGCGGATTTATCCGATTGAATATGAGCAGATAAAATTGATCAAAATCGGATTGATCACTGGTTTGATTGTGCTCTTGGATCATTGGGTAAAAGTGCCTTTTCAATTGATCTTTCAATTCCTCTTATTGGGGCTATTTTTGGTACTGATCTACGTGTTCAAAATTTTTGATGCCCGAGAGATTAGAAGCCTGAAAGGCCTCATCAACAAATTTTATGGTAAAATAAGCTTTCGTTAA
- the cydB gene encoding cytochrome d ubiquinol oxidase subunit II: MSIAFDLNTIWFALVGVLFTGYALLDGFDLGVGALHLFTKTDRDRRLLLNAIGPVWDGNEVWLVTGGGALFAAFPRAYATVFSGFYMAFMIFLFGLIFRAVAIEFRSKQPMRWWRQTWDISFSVSSILSSLVLGVALGNIIWGIPLNSEGDYIGSFWGLFHPYSLLVGITTVALFMMHGAIYVVLKTEGELHDKVRGWVNNTIIFFIICYVTTTMVTLIFVPHMVYYFREQPVLFIVPFLNMLAIANIPREIIHGNDFRAFLSSCAAMIALMTIFGIGMYPNIVLSRPDFSNSLTIYSAASSHKTLSIMLIIAIIGVPLVLAYTVSIYYIFRGKVKLDASSY; the protein is encoded by the coding sequence ATGAGTATCGCATTCGATTTAAATACCATCTGGTTTGCCTTGGTTGGCGTTTTATTCACTGGCTACGCGCTACTCGATGGCTTTGATCTCGGGGTAGGTGCCCTTCATCTGTTTACCAAAACCGATCGTGATCGTCGGCTGCTCCTGAATGCCATCGGCCCAGTGTGGGATGGTAATGAGGTTTGGCTGGTGACTGGCGGCGGCGCGCTGTTCGCAGCGTTCCCTCGGGCATATGCGACCGTTTTCTCCGGTTTCTACATGGCGTTCATGATCTTCCTATTCGGCTTGATCTTTCGCGCAGTTGCCATCGAATTTCGCAGCAAGCAACCCATGCGCTGGTGGCGGCAAACCTGGGATATCAGCTTCAGCGTGAGCAGCATTCTCTCCAGTCTGGTACTTGGAGTCGCGCTCGGTAATATCATCTGGGGCATACCGCTGAATTCAGAGGGAGATTATATTGGATCATTCTGGGGACTGTTTCATCCCTATTCGCTGCTTGTGGGAATCACCACGGTCGCATTATTTATGATGCACGGCGCGATCTATGTAGTGTTGAAAACCGAGGGTGAGCTCCACGACAAAGTTCGCGGCTGGGTGAATAACACCATCATCTTCTTCATCATTTGCTATGTGACCACCACCATGGTGACGCTGATTTTCGTCCCTCACATGGTCTATTATTTTCGCGAGCAACCAGTGCTTTTTATCGTCCCATTTCTGAATATGTTGGCGATTGCTAATATCCCGCGGGAGATTATTCACGGGAATGACTTTCGCGCTTTTCTATCATCCTGCGCCGCGATGATCGCGCTAATGACCATTTTCGGGATTGGCATGTATCCTAACATCGTGCTCTCGCGTCCAGATTTCTCAAACAGTTTAACGATCTACAGCGCCGCATCTTCGCATAAAACGCTGAGCATCATGCTGATCATCGCCATCATTGGGGTGCCGTTGGTATTGGCATATACGGTGAGCATTTATTATATTTTCCGCGGGAAGGTCAAACTGGATGCTTCCAGTTACTAA
- a CDS encoding cytochrome ubiquinol oxidase subunit I, with protein MDVLTLSRIQFGLTIAFHYIFPPMSIGLSIILIIMEGMYLKTKNELYHQMTRFWVKIFGLIFALGVASGIVMEFQFGTNWATYSRFVGDVFGSALAAEGIFAFFLESGFLAILLFGWNKVKPRTHFISTIMVSFGAHFSAIWIVVANSWQQTPAGHQIVGIGSTARAEIVSFWQMVFNPSSIDRLAHVLCGAWQAGAFLVLSVSAYYLIKKRHVDFAERSFKIGLVVGAIASVLQLISGHYSAIVVRKYQPVKLAAYEAHYPEKEPAPYHLIGWVDEKNEKVYGISVPGLLSFLLSGDPKDPVIGLSSFPPEDRPPVAVVFQTYHAMVIIGVGLIALSWLGLFLWWRKKLFDYRWLLWIFVLSVLGPQFANQLGWFSAEIGRQPWIVYNLLRTEEAYSKTVTAHEVITSLAIFGIIYLMLTVLFIYLLNDKIQHGPVEDQVKEGHLA; from the coding sequence ATGGATGTCTTGACCCTGTCCCGTATTCAATTTGGTCTTACTATCGCGTTTCATTACATCTTTCCGCCGATGAGCATCGGGCTGAGCATAATTCTGATCATCATGGAGGGGATGTATCTCAAGACGAAAAATGAGCTTTATCATCAAATGACGCGTTTCTGGGTGAAGATTTTCGGATTGATTTTCGCCCTTGGCGTTGCCTCAGGGATTGTTATGGAATTCCAATTTGGCACCAATTGGGCGACTTATTCTCGGTTTGTTGGCGATGTGTTCGGAAGTGCATTGGCGGCTGAAGGAATCTTTGCGTTCTTTCTGGAATCTGGTTTTCTGGCCATTTTGCTTTTTGGATGGAACAAAGTAAAGCCTCGAACCCATTTTATTTCGACAATCATGGTCTCTTTTGGCGCCCATTTCAGTGCAATCTGGATTGTGGTGGCCAATTCCTGGCAACAAACCCCGGCTGGACATCAGATTGTTGGTATTGGATCAACGGCACGGGCCGAGATCGTAAGCTTTTGGCAGATGGTATTCAATCCATCGTCGATCGATCGACTTGCTCATGTGTTATGTGGCGCATGGCAGGCTGGCGCTTTTCTGGTGCTCAGCGTCAGCGCCTATTATTTAATCAAAAAACGACATGTTGACTTCGCTGAACGGTCGTTCAAAATCGGTTTAGTTGTGGGGGCAATTGCCTCGGTGCTTCAATTGATCAGCGGTCATTACAGCGCCATCGTGGTGCGCAAATATCAACCTGTTAAACTTGCTGCCTATGAAGCCCATTACCCAGAAAAAGAACCTGCCCCGTATCATTTGATCGGTTGGGTCGATGAGAAAAACGAAAAAGTCTATGGGATCAGCGTCCCAGGTTTGTTAAGTTTCCTCTTGAGCGGTGATCCGAAAGATCCAGTCATTGGACTGAGCTCCTTTCCTCCAGAGGACCGGCCACCGGTTGCTGTGGTATTCCAAACCTATCACGCCATGGTGATCATCGGTGTCGGGCTAATTGCCCTTTCTTGGCTGGGCTTATTCTTATGGTGGCGGAAAAAGCTATTTGATTATCGATGGCTGTTATGGATCTTTGTGTTGTCAGTATTAGGTCCTCAATTTGCCAATCAATTGGGGTGGTTTTCGGCGGAGATCGGCCGGCAACCATGGATCGTTTATAACCTTCTGCGCACTGAGGAGGCCTATTCCAAAACCGTAACCGCTCATGAAGTCATTACCTCTTTGGCAATTTTCGGCATTATTTACCTGATGCTAACCGTGCTGTTTATTTACTTGTTGAACGATAAAATTCAACATGGCCCGGTGGAAGATCAAGTGAAGGAGGGACATTTAGCATGA
- a CDS encoding D-glucuronyl C5-epimerase family protein: protein MNLGLYPINYQASLGEDFSEYEFNSHGIPLTRFERRPDWQHNPITVCQYALHHFNRYWREKLSRSKEIFLNQANWLAQNAEDGPSNSKVWYYRIAIPLYGITPRWISGMAQGEALSVLLRAHQLTNDPIFLDTAIGAMKIFSVKVQEGGVIASFPDGRPIIEEYPSPHFMTGVLNGFIFAMFGVYEYARYLDDPHASELFSQLSNSLRANLQRYDAGFWSYYDQHASHRLASRAYHRLHIEQLKRLAELTGEPVFHNYELRWRTYINSNYCQLRWLLSKIRQKWQMKFRSIAEI, encoded by the coding sequence ATGAATTTAGGTCTTTACCCAATAAACTATCAGGCAAGCCTGGGTGAGGATTTTTCAGAATATGAGTTCAACTCTCATGGCATTCCGCTGACTCGGTTCGAACGCCGGCCAGATTGGCAGCATAATCCGATCACGGTCTGCCAGTATGCGCTGCATCATTTCAATCGCTATTGGCGGGAAAAGCTAAGCCGATCCAAAGAAATCTTCCTCAACCAGGCGAATTGGTTGGCTCAAAACGCCGAGGATGGTCCATCAAATTCCAAGGTCTGGTACTATCGGATCGCGATTCCGCTCTACGGTATCACTCCTCGGTGGATCTCGGGTATGGCGCAGGGTGAAGCGCTGTCTGTGCTGCTACGCGCCCATCAGCTTACGAATGATCCGATCTTTCTCGACACCGCCATAGGTGCTATGAAAATATTTTCGGTCAAAGTTCAGGAGGGTGGAGTGATCGCCAGTTTCCCAGATGGTCGACCGATCATCGAAGAATATCCTTCTCCGCATTTTATGACCGGGGTTTTGAATGGCTTCATCTTCGCGATGTTTGGGGTCTACGAGTATGCTCGATATTTGGATGACCCTCATGCCTCGGAGCTTTTTTCACAGTTGAGCAATAGCCTCCGCGCAAATCTCCAACGATACGACGCTGGGTTCTGGTCTTATTATGATCAGCATGCGTCGCATCGGCTGGCGTCTCGGGCCTATCATCGGCTCCATATCGAACAACTGAAACGCTTGGCTGAATTGACTGGCGAGCCTGTTTTCCACAATTATGAACTGCGATGGCGAACTTATATCAATTCCAACTACTGCCAACTGCGATGGCTACTAAGCAAGATCCGACAGAAATGGCAGATGAAATTTAGATCGATTGCTGAAATATAA